One window from the genome of Salvia miltiorrhiza cultivar Shanhuang (shh) chromosome 7, IMPLAD_Smil_shh, whole genome shotgun sequence encodes:
- the LOC130993204 gene encoding nucleolin 1 isoform X1: MGKSSKKAAKVEAPAVVATPPLKKGKREAEETIGKKVVSAKKQKVEEKKIEAKVVKKKVESSSDDDSSSESEQLPKAKAPPAKNGIAHSDSEESSGLEEDAPKKAPAAAAKKNGKTTSKKKEEESSDDDSSDESSSDEDAPATKKAPPPVAKKVPEAAKKKEESSDSEDDSSSDEDVAPTKKAPAAPAKKAAKKDESSSEDESSSDEEVAATKKAPVAPAKKAAVPVAKKKDESSSEDESSSDEEVAPAKKTPAGTVAAAKKKDESSEESESEEESSSSDEEQEAPKAASLKRPTVDAKKAKKDSSDDDSEESSEESDDDEEPQKKKIKGQAVTKKSSSEESSEEEDSSDEEDEKPAKTPKKTGGDVKMTDANTTPKTPSTPKEQSGGSKTLFVGNLSFSVEQADVENFFKSAGEVVDVRFAMGQDNSFRGFGHVEFATAEAAAKAMELNGQELLGREVRLDMAKERNAATPYSGGRDSQSFQKGRGGPQGQTVFVRGFNKFDGEDQIRSALEEHFGACGEITRVSIPKDQEGGVKGIAYVDFKEGDAFNKALELTGSQLGESTLYVDEAKPKDDSNSGGGRSFGRGRGGDFGGRFSNGGRRGRGRDSVGRFGRGSRGRGFNNKPSFTSAGKKTTFNDDE, from the exons ATGGGTAAATCCAGCAAGAAGGCAGCTAAG GTCGAAGCACCTGCTGTTGTCGCTACTCCGCCTTTGAAGAAAG GCAAGAGAGAAGCTGAAGAAACTATTGGGAAAAAAGTGGTGAGTGCTAAGAAGCAAAAGGTTGAAGAAAAGAAGATTGAGGCCAAGGTCGTTAAGAAGAAAGTCGAGTCATCGTCTGATGATGATTCTTCTTCAGAGTCAGAGCAACTCCCCAAG GCTAAGGCACCACCTGCCAAGAATGGTATTGCACATTCAGATTCAGAGGAAAGTAGTGGTTTAGAGGAAGATGCACCTAAGAAGGCTCCTGCTGCTGCGGCAAAGAAGAATGGAAAAACTACTTCCAAGAAGAAAGAAGAGGAGTCAAGTGATGATGATTCTTCAGACGAAAGCAGTTCTGATGAGGATGCTCCTGCAACTAAGAAAGCCCCTCCGCCTGTTGCCAAGAAGGTCCCTGAAgctgccaaaaagaaagaagagtCTTCTGACTCTGAGGATGATAGTAGTTCCGATGAGGATGTTGCCCCAACCAAGAAAGCACCTGCAGCTCCAGCTAAGAAGGCAGCCAAGAAAGACGAGTCTTCATCTGAAGATGAGTCCAGTTCTGATGAGGAGGTTGCTGCAACCAAGAAAGCACCCGTAGCGCCTGCCAAGAAGGCAGCTGTACCTGTAGCCAAGAAGAAAGACGAGTCTTCATCTGAAGATGAATCCAGTTCTGATGAGGAGGTTGCTCCAGCTAAGAAAACTCCTGCAGGCACTGTTGCTGCTGCCAAGAAGAAAGATGAGTCCAGTGAAGAATCTGAATCAGAAGAAGAAAGCAGCAGCTCAGATGAGGAA CAGGAAGCACCCAAAGCTGCTTCATTGAAGAGGCCCACTGTAGATGCCAAAAAG GCAAAGAAGGACAGCTCTGATGATGACAGTGAAGAGAGTTCCGAAGAaagtgatgatgatgaagaaccTCAGAAAAAGAAGATCAAAGGCCAA GCTGTCACGAAGAAGAGCAGTTCAGAGGAGTCTTCTGAGGAAGAAGATTCCtcagatgaagaagatgagaaaCCAGCCAAGACTCCCAAGAAAACT GGTGGCGATGTTAAAATGACAGATGCTAATACGACT CCCAAAACCCCTTCCACACCCAAAGAGCAATCTGGAGGCTCAAAAACTTTATTTGTTGGAAATTTATCCTTCTCAGTTGAGCAAGCTGATGT tgAGAACTTCTTCAAATCTGCTGGGGAAGTTGTAGATGTTCGCTTTGCTATGGGCCAAGATAATTCATTCAGGGGATTTGGTCATGTTGAGTTTGCTACTGCAGAAGCAGCAGCTAAG GCCATGGAATTGAATGGTCAAGAGTTGCTGGGTCGTGAAGTGAGACTTGACATGGCAAAAGAAAGGAATGCTGCCACTCCGTACAGCGG TGGCCGAGATTCACAATCCTTCCAGAAGGGCAGAGGAGGACCTCAGGGCCAGACAGTGTTTGTTCGTGGATTTAACAAATTTgacggtgaagaccag ATTAGGAGTGCTCTGGAGGAGCATTTTGGCGCTTGTGGTGAAATCACTCGAGTTTCAATACCCAAAGATCAAGAGGGCGGTGTTAAAGG GATTGCTTATGTTGATTTCAAGGAAGGTGATGCCTTCAACAAAGCTTTGGAGCTAACTGGATCTCAGCTTGGTGAGAGTACCTTGTATGTTGATGAGGCCAAGCCTAAGGATGATAGTAATTCTGGTGGTGGTAGAAGTTTTGGAAGAGGAAGAGGTGGGGACTTTGGTGGCAGATTTAGTAATGGTGGGCGTCGTGGTAGAGGTCGGGACTCTGTAGGCCGTTTTGGTCGGGGTAGCAGAGGACGAGGATTCAACAACAAGCCTAGCTTTACCTCAGCTG GAAAGAAAACAACGTTCAACGATGATGAGtag
- the LOC130993204 gene encoding nucleolin 1 isoform X2 → MGKSSKKAAKVEAPAVVATPPLKKGKREAEETIGKKVVSAKKQKVEEKKIEAKVVKKKVESSSDDDSSSESEQLPKAKAPPAKNGIAHSDSEESSGLEEDAPKKAPAAAAKKNGKTTSKKKEEESSDDDSSDESSSDEDAPATKKAPPPVAKKVPEAAKKKEESSDSEDDSSSDEDVAPTKKAPAAPAKKAAKKDESSSEDESSSDEEVAATKKAPVAPAKKAAVPVAKKKDESSSEDESSSDEEVAPAKKTPAGTVAAAKKKDESSEESESEEESSSSDEEEAPKAASLKRPTVDAKKAKKDSSDDDSEESSEESDDDEEPQKKKIKGQAVTKKSSSEESSEEEDSSDEEDEKPAKTPKKTGGDVKMTDANTTPKTPSTPKEQSGGSKTLFVGNLSFSVEQADVENFFKSAGEVVDVRFAMGQDNSFRGFGHVEFATAEAAAKAMELNGQELLGREVRLDMAKERNAATPYSGGRDSQSFQKGRGGPQGQTVFVRGFNKFDGEDQIRSALEEHFGACGEITRVSIPKDQEGGVKGIAYVDFKEGDAFNKALELTGSQLGESTLYVDEAKPKDDSNSGGGRSFGRGRGGDFGGRFSNGGRRGRGRDSVGRFGRGSRGRGFNNKPSFTSAGKKTTFNDDE, encoded by the exons ATGGGTAAATCCAGCAAGAAGGCAGCTAAG GTCGAAGCACCTGCTGTTGTCGCTACTCCGCCTTTGAAGAAAG GCAAGAGAGAAGCTGAAGAAACTATTGGGAAAAAAGTGGTGAGTGCTAAGAAGCAAAAGGTTGAAGAAAAGAAGATTGAGGCCAAGGTCGTTAAGAAGAAAGTCGAGTCATCGTCTGATGATGATTCTTCTTCAGAGTCAGAGCAACTCCCCAAG GCTAAGGCACCACCTGCCAAGAATGGTATTGCACATTCAGATTCAGAGGAAAGTAGTGGTTTAGAGGAAGATGCACCTAAGAAGGCTCCTGCTGCTGCGGCAAAGAAGAATGGAAAAACTACTTCCAAGAAGAAAGAAGAGGAGTCAAGTGATGATGATTCTTCAGACGAAAGCAGTTCTGATGAGGATGCTCCTGCAACTAAGAAAGCCCCTCCGCCTGTTGCCAAGAAGGTCCCTGAAgctgccaaaaagaaagaagagtCTTCTGACTCTGAGGATGATAGTAGTTCCGATGAGGATGTTGCCCCAACCAAGAAAGCACCTGCAGCTCCAGCTAAGAAGGCAGCCAAGAAAGACGAGTCTTCATCTGAAGATGAGTCCAGTTCTGATGAGGAGGTTGCTGCAACCAAGAAAGCACCCGTAGCGCCTGCCAAGAAGGCAGCTGTACCTGTAGCCAAGAAGAAAGACGAGTCTTCATCTGAAGATGAATCCAGTTCTGATGAGGAGGTTGCTCCAGCTAAGAAAACTCCTGCAGGCACTGTTGCTGCTGCCAAGAAGAAAGATGAGTCCAGTGAAGAATCTGAATCAGAAGAAGAAAGCAGCAGCTCAGATGAGGAA GAAGCACCCAAAGCTGCTTCATTGAAGAGGCCCACTGTAGATGCCAAAAAG GCAAAGAAGGACAGCTCTGATGATGACAGTGAAGAGAGTTCCGAAGAaagtgatgatgatgaagaaccTCAGAAAAAGAAGATCAAAGGCCAA GCTGTCACGAAGAAGAGCAGTTCAGAGGAGTCTTCTGAGGAAGAAGATTCCtcagatgaagaagatgagaaaCCAGCCAAGACTCCCAAGAAAACT GGTGGCGATGTTAAAATGACAGATGCTAATACGACT CCCAAAACCCCTTCCACACCCAAAGAGCAATCTGGAGGCTCAAAAACTTTATTTGTTGGAAATTTATCCTTCTCAGTTGAGCAAGCTGATGT tgAGAACTTCTTCAAATCTGCTGGGGAAGTTGTAGATGTTCGCTTTGCTATGGGCCAAGATAATTCATTCAGGGGATTTGGTCATGTTGAGTTTGCTACTGCAGAAGCAGCAGCTAAG GCCATGGAATTGAATGGTCAAGAGTTGCTGGGTCGTGAAGTGAGACTTGACATGGCAAAAGAAAGGAATGCTGCCACTCCGTACAGCGG TGGCCGAGATTCACAATCCTTCCAGAAGGGCAGAGGAGGACCTCAGGGCCAGACAGTGTTTGTTCGTGGATTTAACAAATTTgacggtgaagaccag ATTAGGAGTGCTCTGGAGGAGCATTTTGGCGCTTGTGGTGAAATCACTCGAGTTTCAATACCCAAAGATCAAGAGGGCGGTGTTAAAGG GATTGCTTATGTTGATTTCAAGGAAGGTGATGCCTTCAACAAAGCTTTGGAGCTAACTGGATCTCAGCTTGGTGAGAGTACCTTGTATGTTGATGAGGCCAAGCCTAAGGATGATAGTAATTCTGGTGGTGGTAGAAGTTTTGGAAGAGGAAGAGGTGGGGACTTTGGTGGCAGATTTAGTAATGGTGGGCGTCGTGGTAGAGGTCGGGACTCTGTAGGCCGTTTTGGTCGGGGTAGCAGAGGACGAGGATTCAACAACAAGCCTAGCTTTACCTCAGCTG GAAAGAAAACAACGTTCAACGATGATGAGtag